A window from Pangasianodon hypophthalmus isolate fPanHyp1 chromosome 4, fPanHyp1.pri, whole genome shotgun sequence encodes these proteins:
- the si:dkey-19b23.10 gene encoding transcriptional-regulating factor 1: protein MADHSSIHTSEPPPFSTMYRLQTQGQRSNYSLFQNSSVSRTNQYEDSSLLNDPADNCANAGTSMNGVGEQINTAYWDMESFISSQPGAFNRTKAHSERYEEEWNSSSQQQDAIDNYGTTGGNHQKLDSFSEAFYGRSISRIANCVDQVGYNVDPNNSPTIPPLPSLSFPLVLSPPPTPLPQPSLSPPKRGLYPPAAQSLSQTQSQSPSEGSLRFFPPLSCTSSILPTHWLPLSTDSSGSGDITQHLPQEPGPSAVYPEGVGIHLRQLSATEGDTDCSLETSPCSPLVQHPPPQSVSKHEREHCPVTSEHHMTWSQMMPSSQPFCPPIHHLNTQAEGLRVHEDTKPIAGFQRTPFLCLSSSQNNPSAIYTGVPFHSVLHSGALGEDQEHVTRHYTPLPMLNPTRSGTGLYCNLLPPLNHQEQWSEETGHRAQQRQVNIGPEFQAEIPDLIEQEEIELWPEEPLREELLWKPWAELEGNDDLLQQVENLLDLSTSTALPGGVANLELALHSLSLCQGNVLAALEMMFFSNSKPSRDYHYCGSDIWRLSEQKLFHKAFAMYGKDFSFIHKMVQTKGVSQCVEFYYHSKRLREKQRKLKDKEAQQQQMAAETLTPTNQVMMMNPINVDRLIHTPALAPSFPCKQCGKMFYKIKSRNAHMKIHRQQQEDWRERIHSNNHLSLTQTLQNQNRTLTNPNQLVAQGHPNQLLTQSLIQNLVQSQAQLAFIQSSKTQSPCFTTAISSTNSTQSPQMAPKAPALPLYRGPQQTWGPIHGSLDSGLYYD, encoded by the exons ATGGCCGATCACAGTTCCATCCACACTTCGGAGCCTCCACCCTTCTCTACCATGTACCGCCTACAGACGCAAGGTCAAAGATCAAACTACAGCCTTTTTCAGAACAGTTCTGTGAGCAGAACAAACCAGTATGAAGATAGCAGCCTTTTGAATGACCCTGCTGACAATTGTGCCAATGCTGGAACGAGTATGAACGGAGTTGGTGAGCAGATAAATACAGCATACTGGGACATGGAGTCTTTTATCTCGTCTCAACCTGGTGCATTCAACAGAACCAAAGCCCACAGTgaacgatatgaggaagaatgGAATTCCAGTTCCCAGCAGCAGGATGCAATAGATAATTATGGTACCACGGGAGGGAATCATCAGAAACTTGACTCTTTCTCTGAGGCATTTTATGGCCGAAGCATTTCTAGAATTGCCAACTGTGTTGATCAGGTTGGATACAATGTTGATCCAAACAACTCTCCCACCATTCCAcctcttccctccctctctttccctctggtTCTGAGTCCTCCTCCAACGCCTCTTCCtcagccatctctctctcctcctaaACGGGGGCTTTATCCCCCTGCTGCACAGTCACTGAGCCAAACACAATCACAGTCCCCTTCCGAAGGTTCTTTGCGGTTCTTTCCACCACTTTCTTGTACCAGTTCCATTCTTCCTACTCACTGGCTCCCACTTTCCACTGACTCCAGTGGGAGTGGAGACATAACACAGCACCTCCCTCAAGAACCGGGTCCATCTGCAGTCTACCCAGAGGGTGTGGGGATTCATCTAAGACAGCTGAGTGCTACGGAGGGAGACACAG ACTGTTCTCTAGAGACTTCTCCATGTTCACCTCTGGTGCAGCATCCACCCCCACAATCTGTTTCAAAACATGAGAGGGAGCATTGCCCTGTGACCTCTGAACATCACATGACATGGTCCCAG atgatgccatcatCTCAACCTTTTTGTCCCCCAATCCATCACTTGAACACTCAGGCAGAGGGACTGAGGGTGCATGAGGACACAAAGCCCATTGCAGGGTTCCAGCGAACACCTTTTTTATGTTTGTCCAGCTCACAG AATAATCCCTCGGCAATCTACACTGGAGTTCCATTCCACAGTGTCCTCCATTCAGGAGCACTGGGGGAAGATCAGGAACACGTGACTCGTCACTACACTCCACTTCCCATGCTGAATCCCACTCGCAGTGGAACAGGGCTGTACTGTAACCTGCTGCCTCCACTGAACCACCAGGAACAGTGGTCAGAGGAAACAGGACATCGTGCTCAACAGCG GCAAGTGAATATAGGGCCGGAGTTTCAGGCTGAGATACCTGATCTGATTGAGCAGGAGGAGATAGAGTTGTGGCCTGAGGAACCACTTCGGGAGGAGTTACTTTGGAAACCATGGGCGGAATTAGAGGGGAATGATGACCTACTACAGCAGG TGGAGAATCTTCTAGATCTCAGTACTTCTACTGCTTTACCTGGAGGTGTGGCTAATCTGGAGCTTGCCCTTCATAGCCTGTCCTTATGCCAAGGAAATGTATTG GCTGCGCTGGAGATGATGTTTTTCTCAAACTCAAAACCCTCAAGAGACTACCATTATTGTG GCAGTGACATCTGGCGGTTGAGTGAGCAAAAGTTGTTTCATAAGGCCTTCGCCATGTATGGAAAagacttttcattcattcacaaaATG GTGCAGACAAAAGGGGTGTCACAGTGTGTGGAATTCTACTATCACTCCAAACGgctcagagagaaacagaggaagcTAAAGGACAAAGAAGCGCAACAGCAACAAATGGCTGCAGAAACACTTACTCCAACTAACCag GTCATGATGATGAACCCTATTAATGTAGACAGGCTAATTCATACACCTGCACTGGCTCCAAGCTTTCCCTGCAAACAGTGCGGAAA GATGTTCTACAAGATCAAAAGCAGAAATGCTCACATGAAGATCCATCGCCAGCAGCAGGAGGACTGGAGGGAGAGAATCCATTCAAACAATCACCTTAGCCTGACCCAGACCCTGCAGAACCAAAACCGAACCCTGACCAATCCAAACCAGCTTGTTGCGCAAGGTCACCCAAACCAGTTATTAACCCAAAGCCTGATCCAGAACCTGGTGCAGTCTCAGGCTCAGCTTGCTTTTATCCAGAGCAGCAAGACTCAAAGTCCTTGTTTCACTACTGCCATCAGCAGTACAAATTCCACACAGAGCCCACAGATGGCTCCCAAAGCCCCAGCTCTACCACTTTACAGGGGCCCCCAACAGACATGGGGTCCCATTCATGGTAGCTTGGACTCTGGTCTGTATTATGACTAA